The Pongo abelii isolate AG06213 chromosome 11, NHGRI_mPonAbe1-v2.0_pri, whole genome shotgun sequence genome includes a window with the following:
- the SLC4A3 gene encoding anion exchange protein 3 isoform X3 encodes MLGSADLDDMKSHRLEDNPGVRRHLVKKPSRTQGGRGSPSGLAPILRRKKKKKKLDRRPHEVFVELNELMLDRSQEPHWRETARWIKFEEDVEEETERWGKPHVASLSFRSLLELRRTIAHGAALLDLEQTTLPGIAHLVVETMIVSDQIRPEDRASVLRTLLLKHSHPNDDKDSGFFPRNPSSSSMNSVLGNHHPTPSHGPDGAVPTMADDLGEPAPLWPHDPDAKEKPLHMPGGDGHRGKSLKLLEKIPEDAEATVVLVGCVPFLEQPAAAFVRLNEAVLLESVLEVPVPVRFLFVMLGPSHTSTDYHELGRSIATLMSDKLFHEAAYQADDRQDLLSAISEFLDGSIVIPPSEVEGRDLLRSVAAFQRELLRKRREREQTKVEMTTRGGYTAPGKELSLELGGSEATPEDDPLLRTGSVFGGLVRDVRRRYPHYPSDLRDALHSQCVAAVLFIYFAALSPAITFGGLLGEKTEGLMGVSELIVSTAVLGVLFSLLGAQPLLVVGFSGPLLVFEEAFFKFCRAQDLEYLTGRVWVGLWLVVFVLALVAAEGSFLVRYISPFTQEIFAFLISLIFIYETFYKLYKVFTEHPLLPFYPPEGALEGSLDAGLEPNGSALPPTEGPPSPRNQPNTALLSLILMLGTFFIAFFLRKFRNSRFLGGKARRIIGDFGIPISILVMVLVDYSITDTYTQKLTVPTGLSVTSPDKRSWFIPPLGSARPFPPWMMVAAAVPALLVLILIFMETQITALIVSQKARRLLKGSGFHLDLLLIGSLGGLCGLFGLPWLTAATVRSVTHVNALTVMRTAIAPGDKPQIQEVREQRVTGVLIASLVGLSIVMGAVLRRIPLAVLFGIFLYMGVTSLSGIQLSQRLLLILMPAKHHPEQPYVTKVKTWRMHLFTCIQLGCIALLWVVKSTAASLAFPFLLLLTVPLRHCLLPRLFQDRELQALDSEDAEPNFDEDGQDEYNELHMPV; translated from the exons ATGCTGGGTTCTGCAGACCTGGACGACATGAAGA GTCACCGACTGGAGGACAACCCTGGTGTGCGGCGACACTTAGTGAAAAAGCCATCCCGGACGCAGGGCGGGAGGGGCAGTCCCAGCGGCCTGGCCCCCATCCTTcgcaggaagaagaagaagaaaaagctggACCGGAGGCCTCATGAG GTGTTCGTGGAGCTGAACGAGCTGATGCTGGACCGCAGCCAGGAGCCCCACTGGCGGGAGACGGCCCGCTGGATCAAGTTTGAGGAGGATGTGGAGGAGGAGACGGAGCGCTGGGGGAAGCCACATGTTGCCTCGCTCTCCTTCCGTAGCCTTCTGGAGCTCAGGAGGACCATCGCCCATG GAGCTGCCCTCCTGGACCTGGAGCAAACCACCCTGCCAGGCATTGCACACCTCGTGGTGGAGACCATGATTGTGTCTGACCAGATCCGGCCGGAGGACAGGGCCAGCGTCCTACGTACCCTGCTACTGAAGCACAG CCATCCCAACGATGACAAGGACAGTGGCTTCTTTCCCCGAAACCCATCGAGCTCCAGCATGAACTCGGTTCTGGGGAATCATCACCCAACTCCCAGCCATGGCCCTGATGGGGCGGTGCCTACCATGGCTGATGACCTGGGGGAGCCAGCCCCACTCTGGCCACATGACCCTGACGCCAAGGAG AAGCCCCTCCACATGCCTGGGGGAGATGGTCACCGGGGGAAGAGCCTGAAGCTGCTGGAGAAGATCCCTGAAGATGCTGAGGCCACCGTTGTGCTTGTGG GTTGTGTGCCTTTCTTGGAGCAGCCTGCAGCAGCCTTCGTGCGGCTGAATGAAGCTGTACTCCTGGAGTCTGTGCTTGAGGTCCCTGTCCCGGTCCGCTTCCTCTTCGTGATGCTGGGGCCCAGCCACACCAGCACTGACTATCACGAGCTTGGGCGCTCCATTGCCACCCTTATGTCTGACAAG CTGTTTCATGAGGCTGCCTACCAGGCAGATGACCGGCAAGACCTCCTGAGCGCCATCAGTGAGTTCCTGGATGGCAGCATTGTGATCCCCCCGTCCGAGGTGGAGGGCCGTGACCTGCTGCGCTCCGTGGCTGCTTTCCAGCGAGAGCTGCTTAGGAAGCGGCGAGAGCGTGAACAGACCAAAGTCGAGATGACCACACGGGGTGGCTACACGGCCCCTGGGAAAG AACTGTCTTTGGAGTTGGGGGGCTCTGAGGCGACCCCTGAAGATGACCCCTTGCTGCGGACGGGCTCGGTATTTGGGGGGCTTGTGCGGGATGTGAGGCGCCGGTACCCGCACTACCCCAGTGACCTGCGAGATGCGCTGCACTCCCAGTGTGTGGCCGCTGTGCTCTTCATCTACTTCGCAGCCCTCAGCCCTGCCATCACCTTCGGGGGGCTGCTGG GAGAGAAGACCGAGGGGCTGATGGGCGTGTCCGAGCTGATCGTGTCCACTGCTGTGCTCGGCGTCCTCTTCTCTCTGCTGGGGGCTCAGCCGCTGCTCGTGGTTGGCTTCTCTGGGCCGCTGCTCGTGTTTGAGGAAGCCTTCTTCAAG TTCTGCCGAGCCCAGGACCTGGAGTACCTCACTGGCCGGGTGTGGGTTGGCCTCTGGCTGGTGGTCTTCGTCCTTGCCCTGGTGGCCGCCGAAGGCAGCTTCCTGGTCCGCTACATCTCGCCTTTCACCCAGGAGATCTTTGCCTTTCTCATCTCACTCATTTTCATCTACGAGACGTTCTACAAGCTCTACAAG GTGTTCACAGAGCACCCACTGCTGCCGTTCTACCCCCCTGAGGGGGCCCTGGAGGGGTCCCTGGATGCTGGTCTGGAGCCGAATGGCAGTGCACTGCCCCCCACCGAGGGCCCACCCAGCCCAAGGAACCAGCCCAATACGGCACTGCTGTCACTCATCCTCATGCTCGGGACCTTCTTCATCGCCTTCTTCCTGCGCAAGTTCAGGAATAGCCGCTTCCTGGGGGGCAAG GCTCGTCGCATCATCGGGGACTTTGGCATCCCCATCTCCATCCTGGTGATGGTCCTGGTGGATTACTCCATCACAGACACCTACACGCAG AAGCTGACAGTGCCTACAGGGCTCTCAGTGACCTCTCCCGATAAGCGCTCATGGTTCATCCCACCCCTGGGCAGTGCCCGTCCTTTCCCACCGTGGATGATGGTGGCAGCCGCTGTCCCCGCCCTCCTCGTCCTCATCCTGATCTTCATGGAGACACAGATCACGGC GCTTATCGTCAGCCAGAAGGCGCGGAGGCTGCTCAAGGGCTCCGGTTTCCACCTGGACCTGCTCCTCATTGGCTCCCTGGGGGGGCTCTGTGGGCTGTTTGGGTTGCCCTGGCTCACGGCTGCCACAGTCCGCTCCGTCACCCATGTCAATGCGTTGACAGTGATGCGTACTGCCATCGCGCCTGGTGACAAGCCCCAGATCCAGGAGGTGCGGGAGCAGCGAGTCACTGGTGTGCTCATCGCCAGCCTCGTGG gccTGTCCATCGTCATGGGGGCTGTGCTGCGTCGGATCCCATTGGCTGTGCTCTTTGGGATCTTCCTGTACATGGGGGTCACGTCCCTGTCTGGTATCCAGCTGTCCCAGCGTTTGTTGCTCATCCTCATGCCGGCAAAACACCATCCTGAGCAGCCCTATGTGACCAAG GTGAAGACGTGGCGGATGCATCTGTTCACCTGCATCCAGCTGGGCTGCATCGCACTGCTCTGGGTGGTCAAGTCCACGGCGGCCTCACTCGCCTTTCccttcctgctgctgctcacGGTGCCTCTGAGGCATTGCCTTCTGCCCCGGCTCTTCCAGGACAGGGAGCTGCAGGCG CTGGACTCGGAAGATGCTGAACCAAACTTCGATGAGGATGGCCAGGATGAGTACAATGAGCTGCACATGCCAGTGTGA